In Candidatus Dadabacteria bacterium, the DNA window CGGAGTAAAGAGCCGCTTCGTAGCCGGAAGTTCTCCTCTTCAGATTGGTGACCGGGTCGTGAAATATCTTTCCGATTATTGAATTTGCCAGGCTTTCTATGATTTCTTTCTGTGTTCCGGTACCGCCCTCGAGTTTTCGAAGCGCCTTCTCAACCTCGGTCTTTTTTATTTTCTCGAATTTTTGCTTGATATCGATTATGATGGGAAAAACCTTAAGGCTTTCCATCCAGTCCATAAAAGCTCTTTCTACGTTCGCAACTATTTCTTCAGCTTTCTTTAGATTTTCTTTTCTGGAATTTAAGTTTTCGCCCCGAACAACTCTCAGGTCGTCTATGTCGTAGAGGTAAACCCCGGGAATTCTGTTTATCTTCGGATCTATATCGCGCGGGACGGCTATATCGATCATGAAGATCGGATCGTTTTTCCTGAGCTTGAGAGACTGTTTTATGTGTTCACTTCTTATTATGTAATCAGAAGACCCGGTCGCGGTAACAAGAATATCAATGTCTTTCAGACGGTAAAGCATCTCTTCGAACCTTACAGGCTTGCTCTTAAAGGATTGTGAAAAATTTTCCGCGTTATGGAAATTCTTACTCGTTACATAGAGTTCCCTTATGTTGTTTGAGATAAGGTGTTTTGCGAAGAGTTCTCCCATTTCACCGGTTCCCACCAGCATGGCGGTGCGGTTTGCAAGGTTCTCGAATATTCTTTTTGCAAGTTCCACTCCGAGGTAACTTATCGAGACCGCTTGAGAAGATATCCCCGTTTCGGCCCTAACTTTTTTCCCGGTGAAAAGAGCTCTGTTAAAAAGCCTGTTAAGTATGAGTCCGACCGTATTCTCGGAACGCGCTACGCTGTATGAATTTTTGAGTTGGTTCAGGATCTGAGTTTCTCCGATTACCATGGAGTCAATGCTGGCCGCCACCCTGAAAAAATGTCTAACCGCATCAGATCCCAAGCGGGTATTCATATAGGGATAAAGGCTCTTGTCCCCAAGCTTATGAAAATCCAGAAGAAAGGACCTTATCTCCTCCTCGCATTTTCCACGGTTCTCGGTCACCGCATATATCTCAACTCGGTTACAGGTGGACACTATGAAGCATTCAAGCACGTTTTCTCTCAAACGAAGGATTCGGAGTGCTTCCCTAATATCCTCATCAGAAAAAGAGAACTTCTCCCGCACTTCCACCGGGGTTGTCTTGTAGCTTATTCCGACTGAAACTATCTCTACCATCTGCTTTTTCCGAAACCGATCTCGCGTAGTTATAAATTACCCGTGGATGGAACTATATCAATTTCGTCTATATTCGCTTCGAGGGGCTGGTTTATGACCGACAGGACTGTTTTCGCTGTAATTTCAGGAGACATCATCTTTGCCCTGTCCCATTCTCCGGGAAGAGAATCCCAGATGTCCGTCTTGGTCGGACCTGGCAAGACGGCGGAGACCTTTATTCCTCTGTCTCTTACCTCTTCCCTCAGCGAGTTAGTAAAACCTAGGACAGCGAACTTCGAAGCGCAGTAGGCTGCCCACCCGGGAAAGCCTTTTTTTGAAGCGTTCGAACCGATATTTACGATATGGCCTCCTCTTGGCATAAACGGAAGTGAATGTTTTACCATGAGAAAGGCCCCTTTTGCGTTTACAGACATCATCTCATCCCACTGTTCGGCGCTGGTTTTTTCTACTGGACCAGTGTGGACTACGCCCGCATTATTGATCAGTACGTCA includes these proteins:
- a CDS encoding SDR family NAD(P)-dependent oxidoreductase, whose translation is MAEKVVIVTGAARGIGKATAIELLEAGFFTVLCSRNIQTMASLETEISSFAGNFMISSVDISVEEEVREFISSVAEKKGRIDVLINNAGVVHTGPVEKTSAEQWDEMMSVNAKGAFLMVKHSLPFMPRGGHIVNIGSNASKKGFPGWAAYCASKFAVLGFTNSLREEVRDRGIKVSAVLPGPTKTDIWDSLPGEWDRAKMMSPEITAKTVLSVINQPLEANIDEIDIVPSTGNL
- the hemA gene encoding glutamyl-tRNA reductase, which codes for MVEIVSVGISYKTTPVEVREKFSFSDEDIREALRILRLRENVLECFIVSTCNRVEIYAVTENRGKCEEEIRSFLLDFHKLGDKSLYPYMNTRLGSDAVRHFFRVAASIDSMVIGETQILNQLKNSYSVARSENTVGLILNRLFNRALFTGKKVRAETGISSQAVSISYLGVELAKRIFENLANRTAMLVGTGEMGELFAKHLISNNIRELYVTSKNFHNAENFSQSFKSKPVRFEEMLYRLKDIDILVTATGSSDYIIRSEHIKQSLKLRKNDPIFMIDIAVPRDIDPKINRIPGVYLYDIDDLRVVRGENLNSRKENLKKAEEIVANVERAFMDWMESLKVFPIIIDIKQKFEKIKKTEVEKALRKLEGGTGTQKEIIESLANSIIGKIFHDPVTNLKRRTSGYEAALYSEVTRRLFELDPVEASQDTTDIYDEAENWDQG